In Anaerostipes hadrus ATCC 29173 = JCM 17467, a single genomic region encodes these proteins:
- the accC gene encoding acetyl-CoA carboxylase biotin carboxylase subunit: MFRSILIANRGEIAVRIIRACRNMGIKSIAVYSKEDKDSLHVQLADRRVCIGEGPAKNSYLNMERIISAAKNTDADAIHPGFGFLSENADFVRLCKENGIAFIGPSAEVIDSMGNKSNARKTMMEAGVPVVPGTKEPVYDAATGEKLADEIGYPVMIKASSGGGGKGMRVSRSKEDFEFNFNTAQRESANAFGDDTMYIEKFIENPRHVEIQIMADGHGNVVALGERDCSVQRNHQKLIEESPSPAITEKIRKSMNHDAILAAKAVGYTNAGTIEFILDPKGTYYFMEMNTRIQVEHGVTEMVTGTDLIIEQIRVAMGMELSFTQEDVEINGHAIECRINAEIPEKNFMPSPGVIKHLHLPAGNGVRVDTAIYTGYCIPSEYDSMIAKVIVHAPDRDAALQKMRSALDEMVILGINTNLDFQYQLMNNREFCEGKADTGFIERLLKLD; the protein is encoded by the coding sequence ATGTTTCGAAGTATATTGATCGCGAACCGTGGTGAGATCGCAGTGCGCATTATTCGTGCTTGTCGTAATATGGGGATCAAGAGTATCGCGGTTTATTCAAAAGAAGATAAAGACAGTCTTCATGTACAATTAGCAGATCGAAGAGTATGTATCGGAGAAGGACCTGCAAAAAACAGCTACTTAAACATGGAACGTATCATTTCTGCAGCAAAGAATACGGACGCAGATGCGATCCATCCAGGGTTTGGTTTCTTATCTGAGAATGCTGATTTCGTTCGCTTATGTAAAGAAAATGGTATTGCATTTATCGGACCGAGTGCAGAAGTCATTGACAGCATGGGAAATAAATCAAACGCAAGAAAAACAATGATGGAAGCAGGAGTTCCAGTTGTTCCAGGAACCAAAGAACCTGTCTATGATGCAGCTACAGGGGAGAAATTAGCAGATGAGATCGGTTATCCAGTTATGATAAAAGCATCTTCAGGTGGTGGTGGAAAAGGAATGCGAGTTTCCAGATCCAAAGAAGATTTTGAATTCAATTTCAATACTGCTCAGAGAGAATCTGCCAATGCATTTGGTGATGATACGATGTACATTGAGAAATTCATCGAGAATCCAAGACATGTGGAGATTCAGATCATGGCAGATGGACATGGGAATGTCGTAGCCTTGGGAGAACGTGATTGTTCTGTTCAGAGAAATCACCAGAAACTGATCGAAGAATCACCATCCCCAGCGATCACGGAAAAGATCAGAAAATCTATGAATCACGATGCGATCCTTGCAGCGAAAGCAGTAGGGTATACCAATGCTGGAACCATAGAATTTATCCTTGATCCAAAAGGAACCTATTATTTCATGGAAATGAACACACGTATTCAGGTAGAACATGGGGTCACAGAGATGGTTACGGGAACAGATCTGATCATTGAACAGATCCGAGTGGCTATGGGAATGGAATTAAGTTTTACACAGGAAGATGTGGAGATCAACGGACATGCAATCGAATGTCGTATCAATGCAGAGATTCCAGAGAAAAACTTTATGCCAAGTCCAGGTGTGATCAAACATTTGCATTTGCCAGCTGGAAATGGAGTTCGTGTAGATACCGCAATTTATACAGGGTACTGTATTCCATCCGAATACGATTCTATGATCGCAAAAGTTATCGTACACGCACCAGACCGTGATGCAGCATTACAGAAAATGAGATCAGCTCTTGATGAGATGGTGATATTAGGAATCAATACAAACCTTGATTTCCAGTATCAGCTGATGAATAACCGTGAATTCTGTGAAGGAAAAGCGGATACAGGATTTATCGAGAGACTCTTGAAATTAGATTAA
- a CDS encoding LamB/YcsF family protein, with amino-acid sequence MYQIDLNSDLGESFGRYTIGNDDKIIPLITSANVACGYHASDPVVMMETIQRAKEAGIAVGAHPGLPDLMGFGRRSMAVSNEEAKAYTLYQISAIGGMCKAAGVKLQHVKPHGALYNMAAKDYDLSKAICEAIYEYDKDLIVMGLSGSEMIKAAKDCGLKSASEVFADRAYEEDGTLVNRRKPGAMIEDEDEAINRVIRMIKEGKVTSITGKDIDIKADSVCVHGDGEKALLFVEKIRKTFGENEIEICHL; translated from the coding sequence ATGTACCAGATAGATTTAAATAGTGACCTTGGAGAAAGTTTTGGACGTTACACGATCGGGAATGATGATAAGATCATTCCATTGATCACATCAGCGAATGTTGCATGTGGTTATCATGCATCCGATCCAGTGGTTATGATGGAGACGATCCAGAGAGCAAAAGAAGCCGGGATCGCAGTTGGAGCTCATCCTGGACTTCCAGATCTGATGGGATTTGGACGAAGAAGCATGGCGGTTTCCAACGAAGAAGCGAAAGCATATACACTATACCAGATCAGTGCGATAGGTGGAATGTGTAAAGCGGCCGGAGTGAAATTACAGCATGTAAAACCACATGGAGCATTATATAATATGGCGGCTAAGGATTATGATCTGTCTAAAGCAATCTGTGAAGCAATTTATGAATATGATAAAGACCTGATCGTTATGGGATTATCTGGAAGCGAGATGATCAAAGCAGCAAAAGACTGTGGATTAAAGTCAGCCAGTGAAGTATTTGCAGACAGAGCTTATGAAGAAGATGGAACACTGGTGAATCGAAGAAAACCAGGAGCTATGATCGAAGATGAAGATGAAGCGATCAACCGAGTTATTCGTATGATAAAAGAAGGAAAAGTGACTTCGATCACTGGAAAAGATATTGATATTAAGGCAGACTCAGTATGCGTTCACGGAGATGGAGAGAAAGCATTATTATTTGTGGAGAAGATCCGTAAGACATTCGGTGAGAATGAGATAGAAATCTGTCATTTATAA
- the accB gene encoding acetyl-CoA carboxylase biotin carboxyl carrier protein: MNLDKIEKLVKIIENSSMLDFSIQEGDVKIKMSRRGSVGAPAAPMSVSTQGVDTVESIDSEDESYITSPIVGTFYSAPSPDAKAFVKVGDRVKAGQTVCILEAMKLMNEIESDYDCEIEAVLASNEQKVEYGQPLFKVKKLED; encoded by the coding sequence GTGAATTTAGATAAAATTGAGAAATTAGTAAAGATCATCGAGAATTCCTCTATGCTTGATTTCAGCATTCAGGAAGGCGATGTAAAGATCAAAATGAGCAGAAGAGGAAGTGTTGGAGCGCCTGCTGCACCGATGTCAGTTTCCACACAGGGTGTTGATACAGTAGAAAGTATTGATTCCGAAGATGAATCATACATCACATCTCCGATCGTAGGTACCTTTTATTCGGCTCCATCCCCAGATGCCAAGGCATTTGTGAAGGTTGGAGACAGAGTCAAGGCAGGACAGACTGTATGTATCCTTGAGGCGATGAAATTAATGAATGAGATCGAAAGTGATTATGACTGTGAGATTGAAGCTGTCTTAGCAAGCAACGAACAGAAAGTTGAATATGGACAGCCATTATTTAAAGTAAAAAAACTTGAAGACTAA
- a CDS encoding response regulator, whose product MRENHILIIDDDLMLLKTAEEILSDQYNVSVAKSGIQALNLLNKNIIPDLILLDIDMPQMDGYETLEEIKKISGCELIPIIFLTGFSEMDYEVRGLKAGAVDYIVKPFAKEILLARVERHLERYQQRQHKKSMELSDYAKQIKSQLTPTEWKIAIAIAEGMENKEIAESMHYSYGYVKNLVARIFSKLEIEKRRELKKLMVKE is encoded by the coding sequence ATGAGAGAGAATCATATTTTGATCATAGATGATGATCTTATGCTTCTAAAGACAGCAGAAGAGATTTTATCTGACCAATATAATGTCAGTGTCGCAAAGAGTGGAATACAGGCATTAAATCTGTTAAATAAAAATATCATTCCAGATTTGATCTTATTAGACATTGATATGCCACAGATGGATGGATACGAAACATTAGAAGAAATCAAAAAAATCTCAGGATGTGAACTGATTCCAATCATATTTTTGACTGGATTTTCAGAAATGGATTATGAAGTAAGGGGCTTGAAAGCAGGGGCAGTTGATTATATCGTAAAGCCATTTGCAAAAGAAATCTTACTTGCCAGGGTTGAACGGCATTTGGAACGATATCAGCAGAGACAGCACAAAAAATCCATGGAATTATCAGATTATGCCAAGCAGATCAAAAGCCAGTTAACACCAACAGAATGGAAGATCGCAATAGCGATCGCAGAAGGAATGGAAAACAAGGAAATTGCAGAGTCTATGCATTATTCTTATGGGTACGTGAAAAATCTTGTGGCAAGGATCTTCTCAAAATTAGAGATTGAAAAACGACGGGAATTAAAAAAGCTAATGGTCAAGGAATAA
- a CDS encoding NRAMP family divalent metal transporter, which produces MKKENNKKSASALIGAAFLMATSAIGPGFLTQTGKFTDSLHGSFGFVILISVILAAIVQLNVWRVLCVSGMRGQDVANKVLPGLGYVIAFLVVAGGLVFNIGNVGGGALGFNTLLGIPTTVGYFIAGAIAIIVFLSKNALNAMDNLTKILGGIMILVIFIVILIVQPPVGMAAKETIMPTASMGDIFPAILTLLGGTVGGYITFAGAHRLIDSGITGKENLKEINKSSVMGMGIATIVRIFLFLAVLGVVVATATSPAHTLDAANPTADAFLQGAGQIGYRFFGLVILCAAITSIVGCAYTSVSFLKTFSKTIEKNEKWFIVGFIAISTVCMALAGQPAVLLVLAGALNGLILPITLGVCLIASQKKSVMGEDYHHPVLLLVLGIVVVVVSGYLGITSLSSLSALFA; this is translated from the coding sequence ATGAAGAAAGAGAATAACAAAAAAAGTGCAAGCGCTTTGATCGGTGCGGCATTTCTTATGGCAACTTCGGCAATTGGACCTGGATTTCTGACACAAACTGGTAAATTTACAGATAGTCTGCATGGAAGCTTTGGATTTGTAATTTTAATCTCCGTGATCTTAGCAGCGATCGTGCAGTTAAATGTATGGAGAGTTCTGTGCGTATCTGGAATGCGTGGACAGGATGTGGCGAATAAGGTACTTCCTGGACTTGGATATGTGATCGCATTTTTAGTTGTAGCAGGTGGTCTTGTATTTAATATCGGTAACGTTGGTGGAGGTGCTTTAGGTTTTAATACACTTCTTGGAATTCCTACTACTGTTGGATATTTTATTGCGGGAGCAATTGCGATCATCGTATTTTTATCAAAGAATGCATTAAATGCTATGGATAACCTTACAAAGATCCTTGGTGGGATCATGATCCTTGTCATCTTTATTGTGATCCTGATCGTACAGCCGCCAGTTGGTATGGCAGCAAAAGAAACAATCATGCCAACAGCATCTATGGGAGATATTTTCCCAGCGATCCTTACATTACTTGGAGGAACAGTCGGTGGATATATTACATTTGCAGGTGCACATCGTCTGATTGATTCAGGAATCACTGGAAAAGAGAACTTAAAAGAGATCAATAAGAGTTCTGTTATGGGAATGGGAATTGCAACGATCGTACGTATCTTCTTATTCCTTGCAGTTTTAGGAGTGGTTGTAGCAACAGCAACTTCACCAGCTCATACATTAGATGCAGCGAACCCAACAGCGGATGCATTTTTACAGGGAGCAGGACAGATCGGTTATAGATTCTTTGGACTTGTGATCTTATGCGCAGCGATCACATCCATCGTTGGATGTGCTTATACATCTGTGTCTTTCCTTAAGACATTCAGCAAAACGATTGAGAAGAATGAGAAATGGTTTATTGTAGGATTTATCGCGATCAGTACTGTATGTATGGCACTTGCTGGACAGCCAGCGGTATTATTAGTACTTGCAGGAGCATTAAATGGATTGATCTTACCGATCACATTAGGAGTTTGCCTGATCGCATCTCAGAAGAAATCTGTTATGGGAGAAGATTATCATCATCCAGTATTATTACTGGTTCTTGGAATCGTGGTAGTTGTTGTTTCAGGATATCTTGGAATTACATCATTAAGCAGCTTAAGTGCATTATTTGCATAA
- a CDS encoding UbiD family decarboxylase codes for MQDKVRDLRSALKRLKQMEGQYIETDVEVDPMAELAGVYRYVGAGGTVKRPTKEGPAMVFNNVKGHKDARVAIGVLASRKHVAALLDCKPEELGKKLYHSVDNPIAPVEYQGDAPCQQVVHKVEDPDFNLYDLVPAPTNTPDDAGPYITLGMCYATHPDTGVHDVTIHRLCIQGKDELSIFFTPGARHIGAMAERAEELGQKLPISISIGVDPAIEIGSCFEAPTTPLGYDELSVAGALRNEPVELCKCLTVNEMAIANAEYVIEGEVIPNVRVQEDQNSHTGYAMPEFPGYTGPASSQCWLIKVKAVTHRENPIMQTCIGPSEEHVSMAGIPTEASIYGMVEKAMPGRLQNVYCGSAGGGKYMAVLQFKKREASDEGRQRQAALLAFSAFSELKHVFLVDEDVDCFDMNDVLWAMNTRFQGDADIITIPGVRCHPLDPSNDPTCSSSIRDHGIACKTIFDCTVPYDQKERFKRARFMEVDPEHWLS; via the coding sequence ATGCAAGATAAAGTAAGAGATTTAAGAAGTGCATTAAAACGCTTGAAACAAATGGAAGGGCAGTACATAGAAACTGATGTAGAAGTTGATCCAATGGCAGAACTTGCGGGAGTTTACCGCTATGTAGGTGCAGGTGGAACTGTAAAGCGCCCGACAAAAGAAGGTCCAGCGATGGTATTTAATAATGTCAAAGGACATAAAGATGCCAGAGTAGCCATCGGTGTATTAGCAAGCAGAAAGCATGTGGCAGCGCTCTTGGACTGTAAACCAGAAGAATTAGGAAAGAAACTTTATCATAGCGTAGATAATCCGATAGCACCAGTGGAATATCAGGGAGATGCACCATGTCAGCAGGTTGTTCATAAAGTGGAAGATCCAGACTTTAATTTGTATGATCTGGTACCAGCACCAACCAACACACCAGATGATGCAGGCCCATATATTACATTGGGTATGTGCTATGCAACGCACCCAGACACAGGAGTTCATGATGTAACCATCCACAGATTATGCATTCAGGGAAAAGATGAACTTTCTATTTTCTTCACTCCTGGAGCAAGACACATCGGAGCAATGGCAGAACGTGCAGAAGAATTAGGACAGAAACTTCCAATTTCAATCAGTATCGGAGTGGATCCGGCGATCGAGATCGGTTCTTGTTTCGAGGCACCAACAACACCTCTGGGATACGATGAATTATCTGTAGCAGGTGCATTGAGAAATGAACCAGTAGAGCTTTGTAAATGCTTAACAGTTAACGAAATGGCAATTGCAAATGCCGAATATGTCATCGAAGGGGAAGTGATTCCAAATGTCCGAGTACAGGAAGACCAGAACAGCCACACAGGCTATGCAATGCCAGAATTTCCAGGATACACAGGACCTGCAAGTTCACAGTGCTGGCTGATCAAAGTCAAAGCGGTAACACACAGAGAAAATCCGATCATGCAGACATGTATCGGGCCAAGTGAAGAACATGTATCCATGGCTGGAATCCCAACAGAAGCAAGTATTTATGGAATGGTAGAAAAAGCGATGCCGGGACGTCTTCAGAATGTATACTGCGGCTCCGCAGGCGGTGGAAAATACATGGCAGTCTTACAGTTTAAGAAACGAGAAGCCAGCGATGAAGGAAGACAAAGACAGGCAGCACTTCTTGCATTTTCAGCATTCAGTGAACTGAAACATGTATTTTTGGTAGACGAAGACGTCGACTGTTTCGATATGAATGATGTATTATGGGCAATGAATACAAGATTCCAGGGAGATGCAGATATCATCACGATTCCAGGGGTAAGATGTCATCCACTGGATCCATCAAACGATCCAACATGTTCTTCAAGTATCAGAGATCATGGGATTGCATGCAAGACAATCTTTGACTGTACTGTTCCATATGATCAGAAAGAGCGATTCAAGAGAGCAAGATTTATGGAAGTTGATCCGGAACACTGGTTATCATAA
- the pxpB gene encoding 5-oxoprolinase subunit PxpB — MEEVKISTAGDSALLIEFGQEISPEINARITAFVHLLKAQRIEGVQDMIPAFTSLLINYDPRVVNYKTLTKRLQKLLKLDVNEETSTSRIFEIPVCYGGEYGPDIENIAKNAGLTEEEVIKIHSSKDYLIYMLGFLPGFSYLGGLDERIHTPRLANPRIRIPAGSVGIGGSQTGIYPLDSPGGWQLLGLTPVKTYDPERENPILFEAGDYIRFVPVSEEEYLKIKEQVENGTYECIIHTKEV, encoded by the coding sequence ATGGAAGAAGTAAAGATTAGTACTGCGGGAGATTCTGCCTTACTCATTGAATTTGGACAGGAAATTTCCCCAGAGATCAATGCAAGGATCACAGCCTTTGTACATCTTTTAAAAGCGCAGCGTATCGAAGGTGTGCAGGATATGATCCCGGCATTTACCAGTCTCTTGATCAATTATGACCCGAGGGTGGTAAATTACAAAACATTAACAAAACGTCTACAGAAGTTACTAAAACTGGATGTCAATGAAGAGACATCGACATCCAGAATTTTTGAAATCCCAGTATGTTATGGAGGAGAATACGGACCAGATATTGAAAATATCGCAAAAAATGCTGGTTTAACGGAAGAAGAGGTTATAAAGATTCATTCTTCCAAAGACTACTTGATCTACATGCTTGGATTTTTGCCAGGATTTTCATATCTTGGAGGACTTGATGAAAGAATTCATACACCAAGACTGGCGAACCCAAGAATCAGAATTCCGGCAGGAAGTGTTGGGATCGGTGGCTCTCAGACAGGAATTTATCCGCTTGATTCACCAGGAGGATGGCAGTTACTTGGTCTGACACCAGTAAAAACCTATGATCCAGAACGAGAGAATCCAATTCTTTTTGAAGCTGGAGATTATATCCGTTTTGTACCTGTTTCAGAAGAAGAGTATTTAAAGATCAAAGAACAGGTTGAAAATGGAACATATGAATGTATCATTCATACAAAGGAGGTGTAG
- a CDS encoding ATP-binding protein: MEKWFRQILQGEHSLFRLSLPFRVRLFNVLALVGGMISLINGISSYANNQDSVILGLNFGIAVLSFVLLFYAYKSGRYQFCYVVTIITIFLVMFPYLFFKSGGYKGGMVSFYIFGILFTVFMLEGKAMFFTAFTEMVVYIATIMIAYQNPQMVVWFSSEKEVVMDLLIGFCASSISVAAVMYLHFRMYNKQQEILEEARIEAQSANKAKSAFLANMSHEIRTPINVMLGMNEMILRESETKEIRQYAKSIERSGGYLISLINNILDISRIESGKMEIEEGKYELRQLLDEVMLIAEKQAEQKSLKMNLIFDKTLPAYLIGDVIHIKQILLNLINNAVKYTKEGQIDIKVSKNEEETKLIFEVKDTGIGIKEENLPVLFDAFMRVDSKKNKKIKGTGLGLAIAKQLAEQMDGMIWVESVYGKGSSFFVQLPMKKVSDGKISNVEWKETDERKRRSFVAPQAKILIVDDNPENLMVTRSLLKRTAVFVDTAASGEECVHKVRQNIYDLILLDYMMPQMDGIDTIRELKKDVQFHIPVIALTADVTKGIEQTFLREGFCAYLSKPVMWSKLEDLLMKYLRDDLVFIREDLKEEQKIKDEEFKQLKGQLKENDIKIEEGLRLLDGDFMQYRKLMEFFTEYQEEYMRQMQQLMTQKEVKVDEITRMMHTLKSNAKAIGAIHLYEIAKEMEDRGKQKDMEYIMSAYNLLKLEWGRVFKASREFIEQTKNVLFDKKKEEEKDKQSKEEIKEKLKIFITRYQAKEAKEQIQYYRKGKISEEERNILKEMEIRIDQLDFDEAEILMKRWEGME, translated from the coding sequence GTGGAAAAATGGTTTCGTCAGATATTGCAGGGAGAACATTCACTGTTTCGGTTATCTCTTCCATTTCGGGTAAGATTATTTAATGTGCTTGCATTAGTTGGTGGAATGATCAGTCTGATCAATGGGATTTCATCATATGCGAATAATCAGGATAGTGTGATTCTAGGATTGAATTTTGGGATTGCAGTGTTGTCTTTCGTGTTGTTGTTTTATGCATACAAAAGTGGCAGATATCAGTTTTGTTATGTTGTTACGATCATTACGATCTTTCTTGTGATGTTCCCATATTTATTTTTTAAATCCGGCGGTTACAAAGGAGGGATGGTTTCTTTTTATATTTTTGGAATCTTATTTACAGTCTTTATGTTGGAAGGAAAGGCAATGTTTTTTACAGCATTTACGGAAATGGTCGTATATATAGCAACGATCATGATCGCTTATCAAAATCCGCAGATGGTTGTATGGTTCTCCTCTGAAAAAGAAGTTGTGATGGATCTGTTGATAGGATTTTGTGCATCTAGTATTTCGGTGGCAGCAGTGATGTATCTGCATTTTCGGATGTACAACAAACAACAAGAGATCTTAGAAGAAGCAAGGATCGAAGCACAGTCAGCGAACAAGGCAAAGAGTGCATTTCTTGCTAATATGAGTCATGAGATCCGGACTCCGATCAATGTAATGCTTGGAATGAACGAGATGATTCTTAGAGAAAGTGAAACCAAAGAAATCCGTCAATATGCAAAAAGCATTGAACGTTCTGGAGGTTATCTGATCTCATTGATCAATAATATTTTGGATATTTCAAGGATCGAATCCGGAAAAATGGAGATTGAAGAAGGAAAATATGAACTCAGGCAGCTGCTTGATGAAGTGATGTTGATCGCAGAGAAACAGGCGGAACAAAAGTCATTAAAAATGAATCTGATATTTGATAAGACCTTGCCAGCGTATCTGATCGGTGATGTGATACATATCAAACAGATTCTTTTGAACCTGATCAATAATGCAGTAAAATACACTAAAGAAGGTCAGATTGATATTAAAGTCAGTAAAAATGAAGAAGAAACGAAGCTTATTTTCGAGGTAAAAGACACAGGAATCGGAATCAAAGAAGAAAATTTGCCCGTTTTGTTTGATGCATTTATGAGAGTAGACTCTAAGAAAAATAAGAAGATCAAAGGAACCGGATTAGGACTTGCGATCGCAAAACAGCTGGCAGAACAGATGGACGGTATGATCTGGGTAGAAAGTGTATACGGCAAAGGAAGCAGTTTTTTTGTGCAGCTTCCAATGAAGAAGGTATCTGATGGGAAGATTTCAAATGTTGAATGGAAGGAAACGGATGAACGAAAGAGAAGATCATTTGTTGCACCGCAGGCAAAGATTTTAATTGTAGATGATAATCCGGAAAATCTCATGGTGACAAGATCACTTCTGAAGCGTACAGCTGTGTTTGTGGATACAGCAGCCAGCGGAGAGGAATGTGTCCACAAAGTCAGGCAAAATATATATGATCTGATATTACTTGATTATATGATGCCGCAGATGGATGGGATCGATACGATCAGGGAATTAAAGAAAGATGTACAATTTCATATTCCAGTGATCGCTTTAACTGCTGATGTGACGAAAGGAATTGAACAGACATTTTTAAGAGAAGGATTTTGTGCGTATCTTTCAAAGCCGGTGATGTGGAGCAAATTAGAAGACCTGCTGATGAAATATTTGAGAGATGATCTTGTATTTATTCGTGAGGATCTGAAAGAAGAACAAAAGATCAAAGATGAAGAATTTAAGCAGCTGAAGGGGCAGCTAAAAGAAAATGATATAAAGATTGAAGAGGGGCTTAGACTTCTGGATGGAGACTTTATGCAGTATCGTAAACTGATGGAATTCTTTACGGAGTACCAGGAAGAATATATGAGACAGATGCAGCAGTTGATGACACAAAAGGAAGTAAAAGTCGATGAGATCACAAGGATGATGCACACCTTAAAGAGCAATGCAAAAGCGATAGGTGCGATTCATTTGTATGAGATCGCAAAAGAAATGGAAGATAGAGGGAAACAAAAGGATATGGAATACATCATGTCTGCATATAATCTGCTTAAATTGGAGTGGGGACGAGTATTTAAGGCATCACGGGAATTTATTGAACAGACGAAAAATGTTCTGTTTGATAAGAAAAAAGAGGAAGAAAAAGACAAGCAAAGTAAAGAAGAAATCAAAGAAAAATTAAAAATATTTATCACCAGATATCAGGCGAAAGAAGCGAAAGAACAGATTCAGTATTATCGAAAAGGCAAGATATCCGAGGAAGAAAGAAATATCTTGAAAGAGATGGAAATACGGATCGATCAGCTCGATTTTGATGAAGCAGAAATCCTTATGAAACGATGGGAGGGAATGGAATGA
- a CDS encoding biotin-dependent carboxyltransferase family protein — MGIRVLKGGMMTTVQDLGRTGYQSQGFSVSGVMDVRSFKIANLLLDNPENEAVLEFTLIGPTLEFTSETIISITGGDFRPQINGKPAKMYTAIYMHRGDILTFGGARTGTRGYIAFSSYLDVPVVMGSRSTNIKCQIGGYKGRKLEDEDYIAFRAKRRYLPYYLSRSLDLDEFDQEKITLRVVMGPQEKMFTKEGRETFLNSEYTVTSEFDRMGCRLEGPFIAYKTTSDIISDGIAFGSVQVPSHGKPIILLADRQTTGGYAKIATVVSVDIPKLVQRKTEQKVRFQAVSVEEAQKLLADEMKELNDFRSQIYTPCKEVLDCRLVAKRISTLFK; from the coding sequence ATGGGAATTCGTGTATTAAAAGGCGGAATGATGACAACGGTGCAGGATCTTGGAAGAACAGGATACCAGAGTCAGGGATTTAGTGTATCCGGAGTTATGGATGTTCGTTCTTTTAAGATTGCAAATCTCCTGCTGGATAACCCGGAAAATGAAGCAGTTCTTGAATTTACCTTAATAGGACCAACACTTGAATTTACATCCGAGACGATCATTTCAATCACAGGTGGAGATTTCCGCCCGCAGATCAATGGAAAACCTGCCAAGATGTATACAGCAATTTATATGCATCGTGGAGATATTTTGACATTTGGCGGAGCAAGAACTGGAACAAGAGGATATATTGCATTTTCAAGTTATCTTGATGTGCCAGTAGTCATGGGAAGCCGTTCTACGAATATCAAATGTCAGATCGGTGGATATAAAGGCCGGAAACTAGAAGATGAAGATTATATTGCGTTCAGGGCAAAGCGAAGATATCTGCCATATTATTTATCAAGAAGTCTGGATCTTGATGAATTTGATCAGGAAAAGATAACATTAAGAGTTGTCATGGGACCTCAGGAAAAGATGTTTACAAAAGAGGGCCGAGAAACATTTTTAAATTCAGAATATACAGTAACAAGTGAATTTGACCGCATGGGATGCCGATTAGAAGGACCATTTATCGCATATAAGACGACTTCAGACATCATATCTGACGGAATCGCCTTTGGATCTGTTCAGGTACCAAGTCATGGAAAACCGATCATCTTATTAGCAGACCGCCAGACAACGGGTGGATATGCGAAGATCGCGACAGTTGTTTCTGTAGATATTCCGAAACTTGTTCAAAGAAAAACAGAACAAAAAGTAAGATTTCAGGCAGTATCCGTAGAAGAAGCCCAGAAGCTGTTAGCAGATGAGATGAAAGAGCTGAATGACTTCAGAAGCCAGATTTATACACCTTGTAAAGAAGTATTAGATTGCAGACTCGTTGCAAAACGAATCAGCACACTATTTAAATAG